In Argonema galeatum A003/A1, a genomic segment contains:
- a CDS encoding cyclic peptide export ABC transporter yields the protein MNVIYLLLRASWSLVAIAVFTGLLSGACSARLIALINNAANGGTQTTTSILSFVGLAAVVLISGLVSQILLIRLSQGVIFDLQIRLSRRILSTSLRHLEQLGAPRLLATLTEDVQALSSSVFVIPFLCIDIAIAIGCMIYLGWLSWQALLVMICFIIAAIVIIQFLLKKATHFFTLAREEQDKLFKHFRAITEGIKELKLHQQRREAFLSSELQPTAAAARDYKVVSLNIFSIASNGGQILFFFAVALLIFGLPKLANISTSVLSAYILTLTYLMMPVKNIMDMLPNLSRASVALRKIETLGLSLASESEYNENAIIQPKLKFDWKRLELMGVTHAYSGQNEKHNFILGPIDLVFGPGELVFLVGGNGSGKSTLAKLITGLYIPESGEIRVDGKLIDNDTREWYRQQFAVVFSDFYLFESLLGLGNSNLETQTQDYLIKLELDHKVQVKDGVLSTTALSQGQRKRLGLLTAYLEDRPIYLFDEWASDQDPVFKEIFYTQLLPELKKRGKTVLVISHDDRYFHSCDRIVKLDYGKVEYDKHLHN from the coding sequence ATGAACGTCATCTATCTTCTTTTACGCGCTTCTTGGAGCCTTGTGGCGATCGCTGTCTTCACAGGTTTGCTCAGCGGAGCTTGCAGCGCTCGACTGATTGCCCTAATCAACAACGCCGCCAACGGCGGAACCCAGACAACTACCTCAATCTTGAGCTTTGTCGGACTGGCTGCGGTGGTACTCATCTCTGGACTCGTCTCCCAGATTTTGCTGATCCGCCTTTCCCAAGGAGTGATCTTCGACCTGCAAATACGCTTGAGCCGCCGGATTTTATCCACCTCTTTGCGTCACCTGGAACAACTGGGTGCCCCTCGTCTTTTAGCAACTCTCACAGAAGATGTTCAAGCGCTTTCTAGCAGTGTTTTTGTTATTCCCTTCCTCTGCATTGATATTGCTATAGCAATTGGCTGCATGATTTATTTAGGCTGGCTTTCCTGGCAAGCATTGCTGGTGATGATCTGCTTCATAATTGCAGCTATAGTCATTATTCAATTTCTGTTAAAGAAAGCGACTCACTTCTTTACCCTCGCTCGCGAAGAACAAGATAAATTGTTTAAACACTTCCGCGCCATCACGGAAGGTATTAAAGAATTAAAGCTGCACCAACAGCGCCGCGAAGCCTTCCTATCAAGCGAACTCCAACCCACCGCTGCCGCAGCGCGAGATTACAAAGTTGTCAGTTTGAATATCTTCTCTATTGCCTCTAATGGAGGTCAAATTCTCTTTTTCTTTGCTGTCGCGCTGTTGATTTTTGGTCTTCCCAAATTGGCAAATATTAGCACCTCAGTTTTATCGGCCTATATTTTAACGCTCACTTACTTAATGATGCCCGTCAAGAACATTATGGATATGCTTCCCAACTTGAGCAGAGCCAGTGTTGCTTTAAGAAAGATAGAAACTTTGGGCTTATCGTTAGCCAGTGAATCTGAGTATAACGAAAATGCCATTATTCAGCCTAAGTTGAAGTTTGACTGGAAGCGCTTAGAACTGATGGGAGTTACTCATGCTTATAGCGGACAAAATGAGAAACACAATTTTATTCTTGGCCCGATAGACCTCGTTTTCGGGCCAGGAGAACTCGTGTTTTTAGTCGGAGGTAATGGCAGCGGTAAATCTACTCTCGCTAAGCTGATTACCGGACTTTATATCCCTGAAAGTGGAGAAATTCGGGTCGATGGTAAGCTGATTGACAACGATACTAGAGAATGGTATCGGCAGCAATTTGCGGTGGTTTTTTCGGACTTTTATTTGTTTGAAAGCTTGTTGGGTTTGGGTAACTCGAATCTTGAGACTCAAACGCAAGATTACTTGATAAAACTAGAACTAGACCACAAAGTTCAGGTAAAAGATGGGGTGCTTTCAACCACTGCTTTATCCCAAGGACAGCGCAAGCGTTTGGGTTTACTCACTGCCTATTTGGAAGATCGTCCAATCTATTTGTTTGATGAGTGGGCATCAGATCAAGACCCCGTGTTCAAGGAGATTTTTTATACTCAACTATTGCCAGAACTTAAGAAACGAGGTAAAACTGTGCTGGTGATCAGTCACGATGACCGATATTTTCACTCATGCGATCGCATTGTCAAGCTCGATTACGGCAAAGTGGAATATGACAAGCACTTGCACAATTAA
- the pip gene encoding prolyl aminopeptidase, whose product MRELYPPIIPYRQGTLQVSDLHTIHFEESGNPQGKPIVLLHGGPGGGSPPFYRQYFNREKWRLVMFDQRGCGKSTPHAELRENTTWDLVSDIEKLRSHLGIDKWVVFGGSWGSTLSLAYSQTHPERCKGLILRGIFMLRQKELRWFYQEGTSYLFPDAWEEYIKPIPPDERDDMIVAYYKRLTSPDPQIRLAAARAWSIWEGSTSKLLVDPDLKHKFGDSQFADAFARIECHYFINKGFLETEEQLLLNIDRIRHLPAVIVQGRYDVVCPMISAWELHRAWPEAEFIVVPDAGHSMSEPGIRSALIEATDKFATL is encoded by the coding sequence ATGAGAGAACTTTACCCTCCTATCATTCCTTACAGACAAGGAACTTTACAGGTTTCTGACCTCCACACCATTCATTTTGAAGAGTCAGGCAACCCGCAAGGAAAGCCAATAGTTTTACTGCACGGTGGCCCTGGTGGTGGTAGTCCGCCCTTTTATCGACAATATTTTAACCGCGAAAAATGGCGGTTGGTGATGTTTGACCAACGCGGTTGCGGAAAAAGTACGCCTCATGCCGAACTGCGCGAAAATACCACCTGGGATTTGGTCAGTGACATTGAAAAACTGCGATCGCATTTAGGCATCGACAAATGGGTTGTCTTCGGCGGCAGTTGGGGAAGTACCCTGTCCTTGGCGTACAGTCAAACCCATCCCGAACGCTGCAAAGGACTAATCCTGCGCGGCATCTTCATGTTGAGACAAAAAGAATTGCGCTGGTTCTATCAAGAAGGTACTAGCTATCTCTTTCCCGATGCTTGGGAGGAGTATATAAAACCAATTCCTCCCGATGAACGGGATGATATGATCGTAGCTTATTATAAACGTTTGACCAGTCCAGACCCTCAAATCAGATTGGCAGCTGCCCGCGCTTGGTCAATCTGGGAAGGTAGCACCAGTAAATTATTAGTAGACCCAGATTTAAAGCACAAATTCGGTGATAGTCAATTCGCAGATGCCTTTGCCAGAATTGAGTGTCATTACTTCATTAATAAAGGCTTTCTAGAAACCGAAGAACAATTGCTTTTGAATATCGATCGCATCCGCCACCTTCCAGCAGTAATTGTTCAGGGACGATACGATGTCGTCTGTCCGATGATATCAGCTTGGGAATTGCATCGTGCTTGGCCAGAAGCCGAATTTATCGTAGTTCCCGATGCTGGACATTCGATGAGCGAACCGGGAATTCGCAGTGCCTTGATTGAAGCAACGGACAAGTTTGCGACTTTATAG
- a CDS encoding class I SAM-dependent methyltransferase, which yields MSKQDSQSSAQGKTPSSGIEGFDAYQFEKIQETMIAQVAHRFNKEYRGEAFELPAEVEAMPIFREWAGGKLNGKITSAFWEMTQPKKNQRCLDIGCGVSFLIYPWRDWGAYFYGQEISTVARDALNSRGSQLNSKLFKAVQLGAAHELKYEDAFFDLAIATGCSCYFPINYWQAVMAEVKRVLKPDGRFIFNVLDPTKPLAEDWAVLEMYLGAEVFLESIAAWEKAIKDAGAKVEKQHDGEMFALYEVSFS from the coding sequence ATGTCTAAACAAGATTCGCAGTCATCCGCTCAAGGGAAAACGCCTTCATCTGGGATTGAAGGCTTTGACGCATATCAATTTGAAAAAATCCAGGAAACCATGATTGCCCAAGTGGCACATCGGTTTAACAAAGAGTACCGAGGTGAAGCTTTTGAACTACCAGCAGAAGTCGAAGCGATGCCAATTTTTAGGGAATGGGCTGGTGGAAAGCTCAATGGGAAAATTACCTCTGCTTTTTGGGAAATGACACAACCTAAAAAGAACCAGCGTTGTTTAGATATTGGCTGTGGTGTCAGCTTCTTAATTTACCCTTGGCGAGATTGGGGAGCGTATTTCTACGGTCAGGAAATCAGTACAGTGGCGCGGGATGCACTCAATTCTCGCGGTTCCCAACTTAACTCGAAGTTATTTAAGGCAGTTCAACTAGGAGCAGCTCACGAGTTAAAATATGAAGACGCTTTTTTCGATTTAGCGATCGCTACTGGTTGTAGTTGCTATTTTCCAATCAACTACTGGCAAGCTGTTATGGCAGAAGTCAAGCGGGTGTTGAAACCAGATGGTCGGTTTATATTTAACGTTCTCGACCCTACTAAACCTTTGGCTGAAGATTGGGCAGTTTTAGAAATGTATTTGGGTGCCGAAGTGTTTTTAGAGTCGATCGCCGCATGGGAAAAAGCCATAAAAGATGCAGGTGCTAA